The genomic window ATTGGTTCAATTGTTTTTTACCTGCAACACCACAGCATGTACTTGCAGACTCTTCCGGCACCTTCTGAAAAGCTGTGGCAGGCCCAAGGAAGCAAGTGAATTCTGGGGTTTTTCGAGAAAGAAAGGATCGagaggagggagagaggagaaATAATCATAAAACATACGATCCGAAATACCCCATATATCATGAGTAAAGGGAATCCACGGTCGCAtataaatatgaatttagtttttaaaatttaggACAAGAAAAATGCTAAACttccatcatttttcttttttttgaaaaaaaaaagatcaagaatccTGAAATCATGTcagagaaagaaaagtagatcaaGCTTGCCGTTCTCATACCATTACCCCACTATCAAGAAAAGGGGGGGAACAGATGAATCATGTCTTGAAATCCAGGTAAATCAATAGCAAAGAACAAGAAGACTACGCAAATATGTACATGCATACGAAAAATGAAGATTGTAGCATCACAGATCGCCCTAGAGTTTTCGCAGAGATTAATCACCAATGATCGCAGTCAGGAAGGAAACCCTAGACCGATTCGAGCAGGCAACCGAGGAAGAGAAAGTTGAGCAATTGgatgaggaaatccaagagaCTTTTCACCACCGCAGCCATCACACCGCCGCCGATCTATTCGGAATCGGAGTGAAGGGGATTCGCAAAGTGACCGAGCGCATTGGAGTATGAGATAAGAAGGATGTGGCAGTCGAGGACCGCCCGGCCCCCCGAGGCTGACGCGGCGATGTTCACGGGTTCGATAAGAAGACGACAGAAATAAatggatggaaaaaaaaaaaaaaaatcataacaattacgtgatctaatttttaaaatattatcattttatttttttagataaaatttttattttttatttttttttatttttctccttcGTCACTCCCTTCAAACTCCCTATCATTTTCTACACCATCATTAGCACCTTCATCTATACTTGCCATCTCCAAACTCTCTGTCATATCCACTAGTGCCACCCAAATAGCACGCCATCACCGTTGCTAACCACTGCCATCCCCGATGCCATCGCCACCTCAAGCCTCCTTAAGAACCACCTTTGCATCTGTGGAAAGGAATAATGGTAGCGAAGTGGTGGGCTTAAAAGATAGTAAATACTATAAAGTGTCGTAAGCTAGGTGTTGGAGTAAATCGATCGATTCTTGATTTTGGTCATCACGACTCCGACTGTGTATCGACTGATCATACGATTCCAACTCTTCATCGATTGATTGAGTGAATTACATCGATTTATTGTCGACTGACCGACTAATAATTCGACTACTACCAATCGACAGCGAACGACTTAGACCGTCGGCATAACAAAACTACTGATCGACGGTCGCTCATAGAGTCTACTGACATATAGTCGGTTCTATCGATATATGACTggctaatctgctcaacataccataaccgtcacAAACGGTTATCAACCACGTATCACAGCTATTAAGAAAAATTAACACTCcactaatttcatatttatggCTCGATAATTTAACATCATAAAAAGTGAGATCATTGCTCGACGGTTACAccaaaatcatctataaaaaagggATAAGTGAGCAGAACGGGTAAGCGAGCTCGAGGCCAGAACTCTGCTACTTTCTGCATTCAAAAAttactgttcaccaactttcttctctaacttaagcatcggagggtttcCGTCGGACACCAATCTAGTCTGTGTAGACGATGTCTTGCAAGTGCTTATTCTCGATGACAGACGACAGAGagttgaccgcaacagattggtACGTCAGGAAGGGAGAaatatcatatacaccatgacgAAGATCAGAGCCTAATGTTCGACTGCAATTGGATCAGCGAGGTACTCTTTCCGTTGGGAAGaggttcctccccctcctccagtaGTAGAGCCTAGTTCCTCATGTCCCGTGATTACCACGGACGTCCAGATTGCTACGCTTATGCAGCAAATGAATGTTCTCACAGAGGCAGTCAAAAGCTTCCAACAATAACAAACCCAACAGCAGCCGCCAGCGGAGCAACCGGTGGCACAATTGATGCTGTCCAAGCACAGCCGCTGTCATCCACGGCAATCACCATCTCCTTCTTCGAAATGACCATCTCGGCTCTCCCATCGAGATGAACAGTGATATTTTTGGTACTCTCACCATGCCACCCACCACTCGCAGCATTCCTCTCCTTTTCATCTCGACCGTATTAGGAAGGAGAAATGACTGCGGATACCTTCTGCTTCTCTTTCAAACTCGTCGGGGGGTTCTACCCTCGGAGTTTTCAGCAACGGCGGTTCGACGACTACGAACTCAAGTTTCAGAAAATCAATCGCCGACTCGTCTAGCTTcaggtggaaggtcggaagtcctctAACGACTACGACTTTCACACCGCCTAGCCTCTCTCTCGGTACATTTTGGACGAGCCAATCccatctcggttcaagatgccgcaagtGGAGCCacatgacggctccaccgatctgATTGACCACTTTGAGAACTAGGCTCTTATGACAATTTAggaggcaaccgatgccctcttgTGCATCGGCTTCTCGACGACTCTTCGAAAAGCTGTTCGACTCTGCTACTCCAGTTTTCAGTCGGAAAGTAtatactccttcggacagctcgaacactccttcgtggctcacttcagcatcaGTCAAAGACTGCCACGAACCTTCGacagtctcttctcgatcaaacaAAGAGAGACTGAGATACTTCGAGATTTTGTGGTCCGTTTTAATGCGGCCACGTTTGAGGTCAAGGACCTCAATGAAAACATGGCCATATCGATCATGAAAAGAGGTATGAAGGTATCTCGATTCACATACTCTTTGGACAAGACTCTCCCTCAGACTAATGCTGAACTTCTGGAgcatgcatacaagtatatgcgcgcagaTGAAGAAACTTCTGACTGACGTCAGACAGAAGGTAAaggtcagaagaaaaaaaaatagaagaaggaaGGAGCTCCGGCTGAGTCAAATCGGACACCTTCCAATATGCAAACTTCGCTCCGATGACGGAGTCCAAGGTCGAGTTACGGcatgtatgactcctacactcctctttctACTCTCTGTGCGTAGATcttcatggagatcgaaggaacAAAATACCTACGACACCCTCCACCAATGAAAGTGTCATCGAGGAACCACGATCGAAGGAAGTATTGTTggttccatcatgatcacggtcacgataactcaaggatgagatagaagccctgattcgatgaggctacctcaaaaaatatcgGAGAGAACCATCGACTCAATCTCCTGTCGATCAATGACCTCAGTCGACTGAGGAAGTTGTAAATAATCAGCCGACTTcaggggtgatcaacatgatctctggaTGATTGGACTAGGGGGCAACTTCTGAAGAAGAGTCAGCAAAATGGCGACGACTCaacaatgtaataattttttcgaaagaagATATTCGGAGAATtcagactctccatgatgatgttgTTGTTGTCTCAGcaataatagcaaattatgatgtaaaaagaatccttgtagataatgaaagttcaactaaTGTTCTATTTTATTCGATTTTTTTTGAatacgactaccgactgatcgactcaggaGAGTCTTGACGCCATTAATTGGCTTCATAGGAGATGCTGTCACGATGGAAGGAGAAATCTCTCTCTCCTTAACTGCTGGAATCGAACCACAATAAAGCATCGTCTTCATAACGTTCACGATAGTTCAAGTACCTTCGGCTTATAACGCCATACTCGGATGACTTGGACTCAATGCTCTGAAAGTAGTGGTTTCAACATatcatttattagtccgattcTCAATAAAAATAGAGTCAGAGAGATGCGTGGAGATCAGCAACTTTTCCGACGCTGCTTCTTTGTCTCCATCCAAAATAATAAGCTTGAAGACTCTTTATCGGTCGATAAATTAGACTAAAGAGAGAATCAGGAAAGGGGTGAACAGCTGAACAACTGATTTCTATCCTACTGAAAGAAGAAGATCTTGAGAaaatgatccaaattggatcgcaactGCTCGACTCAGAGCGGTAACAATTAATAAAATTACTCAAAATCAATACCAACATTTTTGCTTGATCGGCCACCGACATGTCCAAGATTCTTTCAtaaataataactcaccgacttaacattAACCCAAACATTAAGCCAGTGAGACAAAAAAAATGACCTTTTGCCCCCGAAAGACAAAAGGTCATTGATGAAAAAATCGACAAGCTCCTCacagcaggcttcatcagagaagctacatattCTGATTGACTTGTCAATGTGATAATAGTGAGAAAATTCAATGAAAAatggagaatctgcatcgactatacggaTTTGAATGAGGCTTGTCTGAAAGATAGTTTCTTATTGCTGAAGATTGATCAACTGATTGATGTGACTTCAAGTCAATGACTTCTGAGttttatggatgccttcgtcgtgtataatcaaattcaaatggcaacagaagatgaggagcacacagcttTTGTAACTGACAAAGGTATATACAACTACAAAGTAATATCTTTCAATTTGAAAAATACTGGAGCTACTTATTAATGGCTCGTCAATAAGATTTTTAAGATCCAGATTGGATGAAATATGGAAGTGTATGtgaacgacatgctggtgaagagtcctcaaACTTCAGATCAGGTTCGAGACCTGAAGAAAGTCTTTTGCATGCTTCGACAACATCAGATGAAGTTAAATCCGATCAAGTGTGCATTTGGGGtaactttcaaaaaaattttcagatttcttGTTGCACAACGAGGAATCAAGGTTAATCCCGAAAAGATAAAGgccatcatcaatatgaagcacccgagctcaaagaaagagatacagcaactcaacaGAGGGATCACTGCACTCAGCCGATTTATTTCTAAGTCAGTCGAGAGATGCTTgccattcttcaaaactttacGACAGACAAAGGACTTCttatggtcggatgaatgccgGCCGTCTTTGGAAGACTTGAAAAAAATACTTGACTTCTCCACCTTTGCttgcaaaatcgaaggtccgagagacattgtatctctacttgacgaCTTCAACAGAAGTggttagttcggtgctcatcCAAGAGGATGAAAATTGAATCCATCGATCGATCTACTACTCCAGTAAAGTACTTTACAATACCAAAGTTCGATACTCAAGAgcagagaaaatgatctacgctctaatcataTCGGTACAATGACTTCGTCCGTACTTCCAAACCATTCAATTGTGGTCTTGACAGATTAGCCGTTGAAGGCGACCTTACATCGATCGATACATCAAGTCAGATGGCGAAGTGGATAGTAAAGCttggcgagttcgacatacaataTCATCTACGACTGTCCATGAAGGGTAAGTTCTGACCGACTTCGTTGTAGAATGTACAATATCTAACAATAAGCTAGAAGATACAAATGATAATACAATAAAGTAGGTTACGACTCCCGAACCCGACGTAAGGTCGACTTGAGtgctgcacatcgatggagcatctaatgcaaaAGGTAGTGGAGCCGGCCTTATACTCACAAATTTCGAAGGGATAGTCACTGAATACGTCCTTCGGTTCAATTTTAAAActtcaaataatcaagccaaatatgaagcactcttagccgGCTTGAAGATAGCCAAAGAGCTTGAGATCGACAGTTTGAAGATCATCATCGACTCACAACTGATTGCTAGATAGGTCAAGAGTGAATTTAAAGTCCGAGATCCcactatgatgaagtaccttcagaagatGAAAGATATTACAACAAGCttgaaatatttcaagatctttcatattttcaaaataaaaaatatttgggcTGACATACTTTCACGATTGACTACTACTGTTTTCAACTCGCTGGATTGGACATTCGTTGAATACCTCAAACAGCCGAGTATCGACAAAATCGAAAAAGTATTGCAGCTCActatcgaaccaagctggatagATCCGATCGTCCAATACTTGACGATGGGATTCTTCTTGCAGATCcttcagaagccaaacgacttcGATGGACGGTCTCTCAATATATAATAATGAATGATCATccctacaaaaggtcattctcactTCTCTTACTAATGTATTTGAGACATACAGATGCTGACtatatacttagagaagtataTGAAGAGATTTgtaaaaatcacttggggggtaaATCTCTAGCTTATAAAGTCCTGTGATAAGGATACTATTGGCCTACCACGAAGAAAGATACAGCTGAACTTgtccgaaggtgtgaaccatatcaaaagtatgcaaatatacaacatcaaccggTTAGTCAATTGACATCGATTATAGCACCATGGTCCTTCATACAATAGAAAATCGACATACTTGATCTTTTTCTCCCGACATctgatcaaaaaaaattcaaagtgaTTGCtactgactacttcaccaaatggatagaagATAAACCTCTAGTTTAAATCACTAAAAACAAAatgaaagacttcattcagaaatctaTCATTTACAGATTCGATTTATcgcacaccatcatcatcgaCAATGGTCAATAATTCGTCAATCAAAATTTCAGAGAATTCTGTGCGAAGTTTTATATCACACACTAACTCAcgtcagtcggccatccacagtcaAATGGAGAGGTGGAGGTAACCAACTGAATAATTTTGCATGGGCTCAAgatccgactaaatgaagccaaagacctatggatggaagaattatatatagtcttatgggcgtaccgaacaacTCCCCTCATACTGACTGGAGAATCTCCCTTTAATTTGGCTTATGAAACAGAagcaatgatcccgctcgagatcagACTACCATCAACAAGAGTGGAGCAATACAATAAGTCGAGCAATTTTGAATGTCgagagccgacttagatctcCTTCCAAAACTTCGATAGCaagctcaaattcggatggctgCATATCGACAAAGAATAGTCCAGtattataatgcaagagtcaagcCGAAGGTCTTCTGATCAGGAGATTTGATCTTAAGAAAAGCAGAAATCTCAAAACCTTtagatcaagaaaaactatctctGAATTGGAAAAGACCTTACAAAATGTCCGAAACTCTTAGACCGGATGCATATCTGCTAGAAATCCTTGAAGGGTCGGCAATATCCCGAACATAGAATGCCGACAATATGAAAATGTATCACCCATAAAGTTGTAGATATATGCATTATTTGGAATACAATACAaaaatttcagaatcacaagtcTTGGTTAAGTTCTATCAACGATTGACTATATGTCGGCTTTCATTGTAAAAGTTGAACTATCGACTGTACTTCGATATAGAGTTTATTtcagctttcactgtaaaagccagagAATCAACTACTTTGGTGTCGACTATATTTTGGTTCTCTTGCAAAAACTGATATACCGACTGCAATCTCAAACCGACATCAAATATTCAGACTTTCACTGCAAAAACCGTTGTGCCAACTATATCTCGATTTTCAATATTggcttttcactgtaaaagctgaCTACAGTCAAAAGACTAATATACCGACTTAGTCCTAACTAAACAGAATAAAATACCAAAATGACCATGGttggattgaaattataccgacatggttacggtcggtcgaaggatattcggcttgccatcgattatcaaataatCTAATGTACAAATTCGATCAAGCGTCGGGTATAGGATATtggacttgccatcgttatcctaacttCTATTAAGTATGTCAAAGACTACGCGACTAATGGATATTCTACAAGTTTTATCGAATGATCGAATCATCGATTAATGTACAATGGTTACTTTACATTGCAGACTCAATATTCCAGATAAACAGTTCAAACTTAGAAGAAAATACTTTTATtcattgtcaaaaaaaaattataaaattgaaCTGAAGTCTGATTACAGGTATCGATTACAcaaaaaggaaagcaaaataCACTGACTAGGCTTCATCATCATTCCTATTCCTTTACTCTGATATAGTGTCGGTGATTTGAACAACTTCAGGCACGTCGGTGCATCATCTTGAGTCAGTGCGGCTTCTTCTTCAGCAACCTCATTTTTCGATCTtggagggacgatgctgctcaagtcgatgttcggatataattttttgactgcatctcgaTCGTCTTCATATCCGAGGTAGTACAAGGTGAAGCCAGCTTCGAGGATCTCTTCCTTGAATTCTTTCAAAATCCAAAAATCTTTGATTGCCTGACTCAATGCCTCCCTTGCCAACTCCGCTTCCACCATCTCCAAATCAGCATCGGCTCGAGCGGAGGATGACTCTTCTTCGGCCAATGCCAACTTTTTCAGGCTGGCTCAATGACATCCACATTCGACTTCAAGTTCTTCGATGCATCCGTATTGCTCCTATCGAAGTCGGTGGATAGAGTGCTTTTTGCTCTTGACCTATGACTCAAGAGCTGAAATAGCCTCGAGAACCGACTTAAGTTCGGCCCTCGAGGATGCTATGTCGTCAGTTAGTCGGAAAACCTCCTCCTGAAGCTTGGCTTCCCGCTTCGCTGCCGACTTAAGCTGTTTGAGTGCAGCCGCTTTTTTAGTGTCGATGGCTGCCACCTTATTCATCCACGACCTATGAAGATCACCGACCTTCGCGTAGTCGATTTTCAAGTCAAACATATCGTGGATCAACTACAGATAGAAAATGAGtcggtttaaaaaaaaaaaaagaaaagaaaagaaacttacCTCGATTATCATcgggtaaaaagaaaaaaatatctcggccATCGTCCGTTTCTTTCGATGCTCCCGATCAACCAGAAGAAGAATGGCTTGGCACAGTCACTTGGCCAATGTTGGATTGGCCAGGGCCAATTCATCACCAGGCACTTGAAGGTCGAAGTGAACCATTTGGCCCTCCGATGCTGCATCTTCCGTTAAAGTCATCGAAGCTTTCCCCCGATCCCTTGTTGGTGGTCCCATGTTCGAAAGCATGGGGAAGCTTGAACTCGACTGTGCCCCAACTGAAGGAGCAACTGGCGTAGTCGCAAATTATTCGGGTTCTCCTGTCTCGACCCGAACCTCCTCAGTTGATGGAACTACCGATGGTGCTTCGACAGTTCCCCTTGCAACTCTTTCTTCAGACGAGGCAACAGGGAGCACTGTCAAGGCCGATAGTGCCAGGACCGACTCAGGAACTGATGCAAATGGAGCATCGGGTTCCTCAATCGGCGTTGAAGCAACAACTGGAGCTGGTGTCGCTTGAACTTGCACTGAAGTTTGATGCCTCTTCGGTGGTCGAGAAGGTCCAGCCTCGGACGCTGCCCTCTTTCTAACAGCGTATTGAGAATGTCGATGTTCGACACTCGCACCCTCGACTGCATGGCTGTAATTATAACAGAAGTCAGTACAACTCAACCAGTAAAAGAAAAGTAAAGTCCGAAATAACCGACCAACTACACTATACCTAGACGGGCAACTGAACTAAGGTCGGCATCATAAAGGGCCTGTTTGGTCACAAGCTCTTCTGTGTTGGGACCGTCATCTTTTTCAActgatggaagtcctcccgattgCTGACTTCTACTCGGCTATTGTCGTTGGGACCGATTTGTGGATCGCCCCAATGGGAAGAAAAACTCCAAGGAAGGGTAGAGGAAGCGAAGAAGAATTAGTTCTTCCATGCATGAATGGACGATAGAAGATCGGTAATAAAGGAAAGGCCTTTTCGGGGGTTGAAGAACCACTACCCTCGCATCTTCGGAtgaggtcggaggacgaagaatgctcgaaaaagagaaggatgagaTTCAGTCGGTAGCAACTGACACAACAAGGCAAAACTAATTATCAATCGGATCGAGTTCGAGGCCACCTGAGCCAGACAAAGTCCGTAGTAATCCAAAATATTTCGAATAAATtttagaatcaaaaatcgaagacCCACCCGAAGATCTTCgatatagaaggccacctggcccaaaAGAGGGGTATTCACCTGACCATCGATCCCAAAGGCAAAAAGCTGAAACTGCTCTGAGATACAATACTGTTTCTGGAGCTGCTCGATATTTGGcttcgaaagtgaagaaacctcca from Elaeis guineensis isolate ETL-2024a chromosome 4, EG11, whole genome shotgun sequence includes these protein-coding regions:
- the LOC105043393 gene encoding uncharacterized protein isoform X2, which gives rise to MRPWIPFTHDIWGISDRMFYDYFSSLPPLDPFFLEKPQNSLASLGLPQLFRRCRKSLQVHAVVLQLFTMERSEMKLLNCADSRYVALLSYRLPVIQDQIFRGI